ATAAGTAACTAATGATTAAGCGTTGCAtatcattgtttttatttaaaaattcaacgtTACGTCGAATTTTCCATTAAGATTCTTACATAGTCGCGATCGCAGTAGATTACATTCAAAGACTACGTGGTAAATACTGGTCGTAAAACCTCGTCTCGGTTAATAAGAATTAGCTTCTTTACTCTTTACTCGGTGTATATAAtacgataataaataacatataaaaaacatgTATGTACGTGTAAAACCTCACCAATAGGGGGAGCGCTCTTTCGCTTACAATAAAATCGAAATGGTTAGCGAAAACGTgcaaaaatgtacaaaatttacgAAAGATTATTTCTATATGAGCACAGAGAGGTGTACTATGTTAAGTcacataaacataatttttcggAAAAAGGATCTAAAGagatttttcgtttttaatatGTTCTTAGTAAAGTACTTATAatgttttgcatatttttttgtattcgcaGATATATCAAACTTCGAtatgtttcagaaaataaagttttgtgATTACGACATGTGTGATTTTAATGTGAACCTAATCAAGAGACACAGTAGtgtagaattttatagaagagttttatagaaatagtgtacaacttttttcatagttctttagtcccacttggtgccatttcctgatatcatatttttttgtagaaagtatatataatagcttttttgaaaattttaatatatacaagttttttttgaaaggttttaatatatgacaggtttttggaaggtttaatatatacgacaatttttttgaaaggtaaaacaaTAGGTacggttttgttttagttgtgacaaaAGCGTGCACTTGAcgtcttttttttacctttttttaaaaaaggtaattttttgatagatattatttctttttttttgtaatgatACTATTTACCTGGTGAATGTGTTATCACATTGTGACTTAACTTTATACAATCAACATCgttattttcattgaaaagaTTTAGGTGAAACATTGAAGTATAGAGTAGATAATAATAActcaattttcgaaaaaatgtgaCTCAACATAGTATACCTCTGCGCTCATATTCTTTCAACTCGATTGAATCCTTATCGACTACTATTCTCCGGATTCACTTTGATGGTGACTTTGTTGCTGAGGACAGACGCGAGCTTCTCCACATTGCCCTGCAGAAGTTTGTGCGGCTCTGAATTCGTTGTATCGTTGCTGGATGTCGCAGCGTTCTCGGGAATAGTCTTCACGGGCGACTGGTTTTCCTGgagttttggaaaaatttaacatgAAATATTGTCGACtacaatttataacaattgtaTCTTTActcttctttaatttaatttcatattttgttctttctttcgtgaaattttatttctcttctccGTTGTGACTCTATTGTACTACTATTCGCTTACCCCTTCAGTCTTTCTTCTAAGATTTGACCTCTGTAGAGTCGCCACGAGCTCGTTCTGCAGCCTAGAGACGACCGGACCGTTGGCCGTCTCTGCGTCGGCGACGCTGCTCTTTTCGCGACCTGATTGCTGTGCCAAGAATTCCAGCCTGGACGGCTGCTTGGTCTCACCCTCATACGCCCCTATTCTGATGGCCACCTTGCCACCGGATTGCCTCGAAGGCTGAACGCTGTTGGTCGGCGAGACTGACGACGGTGTTTTCGCGAGCTCCGCGACTGGACTCGTCGCGACGTCTTTGCCACTTGCGATCTTACTGGCGCCGATGTGACGCGGGCTACCGGTCGACGATGGGCTCGTCACCGGAAAGTACGTCGGCGGTGGCTTCGGCACCGTGCTCGGCGTCTCCTTCAATTTGAACGATTCGATGCTTTGCATCTCTACCGCATCGTCGTTGCTTCGGTTTTTAGACGGCAGTGGAAGCGGCGGAGGAGCCGGCGGCGATGCCAAAAGACCCGTCGTTGTCGTCGCTGTCGCCGTCGCTGTCGGCGTTTCATTGAGCACTCTTTTTTCTTGTtcctgaaaatataataataatgttaattgatGTACTTTTTagtattagatttttataaattagtaaaatttggtatttttaattaaaatacatttttaatgtattaacaCGTTAGAATTAGGTACGTTTTTTTTAGtacgttaataatttaactttagaTAGGAGTGTTAAACtcctaaattaaattatagactaatgctaaataatttatgcgtAATTACTAACATTATAAGGAGTGATCGTAACCAATGCTTGTTTCTTCCTCATTGTGTCGCTTATATGATTTGTCTTTGAACTTTTTCTTATTCATACATCACTTTGAATGTTTAGATTGTATATAACAACAGGCGCAATTTAATACATCCAACCTTTCACCTCTTCGTGAGTCAATTATTTATGGTCCTTTTTTCGCTTGCACTTTTTACAGTCAACACGTTGAGCAGCCATATATTATCCTCTATTAAAGTCAATTATTCTACACACACGAAGAACGATCAAGGTAAAAATAGTATCTTTGCCGGATGTGTATTCAAATGATGTTACTTAACGTTTCGCTTAAACTCGtatcattttaaaacttatattttaaaatttgtagcTTTAAGCCTTAATTTATTGTCACTTCTCAGGAGGATTGtcgatgaaaaaattttgttcacCATGCGCTTTCAGTGAGCGTTTGCTACTCCTCGCTATATTCGCGCTCTCCGCGTGCGGccttattttcttctaattacGATTGCACGGCGACCTCGCGTTTTGCGGTATTTCGCGGGCCGTCGATCGCGCGACACGACGACGGACAACTGAAGAAACACGAAGAAGCGcggtgacaagagcgtgtgtTACGCCGGTACTCTTATGTAAGCCCTATTATTTTGCACGTCTGCTGCAATTCGTAGAAAACTGTCGAAGCGAAGAAAAAATGTGGCACAAGAGAGCCGCGTTGGCGTTTCGCGTTACAATCCCGATATCGGACGCGTCGCGCATGACAAAGTCGCGATCGTCGCTCCTGGCGATGGCGATTGAATCCGCGAATATTCCGATAACGATTAACAAATGATAAGACGGCAACAAGCCGCTAATCAAGTTATTGATTATTGAGCGCTCGGTTATTAAAAGATGAAAGAAAGGCAGAAATTTGTTGATGATGACGAcagtaaaaaatgatatctGAATTACTTTCTAAGTGAGAGATGTGTCTCTGTTGTGCGAAATCACCTTTTTCTAATACATTTCAGCATGTGATAATCGTCATTATTCCCGGcaatttacagatttttgaaatataacagtttctttttaaataataaagtaatagaGCTCCAAACAATTAATGGTCATTAATTTACGACAAGTTTCTCGACAGTTTCAAATcattaatcatattaaaagtaatttatccTTGTAGTAATCAATAAATTCTAACATCTTACACAATGCGCACAGGTTTTCCTACCGCTcagagagaaacagagaatGCGTGGAAATCATAGAAAAACAATTCTAACaataaatgtggaaaaaaataaaacaaatcttctatattgcaaataacatATCTTTTctatcaaagataaaaaacattataattccATAATTTTAGCACAAATCGCTTTTTCTTGAAGCAAAAGAATTAGACACATAAACCAATTCTGGAAtcaaactgataaaaaaaagaaaactaaaataaaataaaaataaaaaacaagataaGATTTAACCAGCGATGACTTAACAAAATGTTAACACTTTAGTTGAATAAATGCTGCATTCAACAATCGATATGCAAGAAGCCATCAATTTAGTTTTCCATcgtgtatgtataatattattattcgcaCTATTATCGTTGGaactgttaaatatatttccgtCGCACGATAACTGTCGAAGGTGATacgaatgaaaaaaatgaagtGACCGCAATTCACACTCGTACAATTGACAATTGGTTTGCTAATATATTGCTTCCGTGGTTAAAACTAATCTGCGCTTTCGCGAATGTCGCTTGCAAATCCTCTCCGCTGGGCGATAATACAAGAACTGAGAGAGAACATCGGAAAATGCATGACTTCGAGCGCAAACCGCTCGCTATCTCTCCTTGTTTCAACAATACTGCTGAACGTCACGACCAATAGTGTGCCTTACGTATGTACATGCAGGTCAACGTGTCGGTGCGTCAGCAATACGTACACACGCGTGAAACATGCGCGTACATTGTTGTGTAAcccgcgcgcacacacacacacactgaCGGTGACTACTCCGGAGTCTTCATAATTTTCGTGCTCTTATCTGTTTACACCGGCGGATCTTTGCTTATACTGTTGTGTAATTAAGAGCACGCTACTTGAGCCGCCTGGTAATTGCGTCTCGTAAAAGgcacattaaaaattcatcaaacAGGAAAAAAACACTCGAGTGAAAAAACTCGAATTTCCGTCATACATTTttgatttcttattaaaacaaaatcaacttcatataaaaatgagtGAACATcctgtatgtatattttcaagCAACTTTCGCAAcctcattttattaaatataattacttaaaatatatgcttaacaattttttaatcacaatttattaaaatttatgttgttttaatttttttaaatttacataattgtaatttaaattaaaatgttcgcAACTCtacatttttcatcttttatttattaattttttttcagttaattctttattaatgataaaacaaCAAGcacatctatatttatattgtcaAGGCATGCTTGCAGTTACAACGTGCAAAACGTTACGCATTAATCGGTCTCAAAGATACCGCTTATCACTGAACGGTATACCAGACTGGCGTCAGGTAGACTATTGTTATCATACGAAAGTTAAAGTGTCATATATTTCGAGTTCCACGAGATAGGCGAATAAATTCGCgagtttcatttttataaagtccaataaaatttttaaaataattttttgtggaTTTCTCCATTAGCagttattgaataaatttaatctattaacttataaagtttgaattacataattttcaaaataaatggtttatttatgaataattttttattaccttTTCAGAAATTTGATCCGAGGACTGCGCCTTTTGCTGAGCAGAATTGAACATCTTTTGGTGTGCACGTTTAAATTCCTCCATCAGctgtaagaaaaaataaacgtcgattttattgtaatattgtataaagtGAGGCGATgctcattaaatatatgtgaaaTTGCAAGCAGTTAACCTTATCGTGTGTGACTCTTTGCTCCTGCGACCTTAGAGCTTCAGGATTCTGAGGTTTACGATTGTCTGGAGCTTTGTCCTTTGGTGCTTCCGCTTTAGCGGCATTATTCATCCTCTGCGAATATGtgagtaataaataattagaaataacgAACAATTAAGCAAAATGCAGATGTGATCGATTGCAAGATAAATACATTGCAACAAATGTAAAGTGATTTTATTCAATGTTCATttatctttgatatttttagaaagatatttataggaaacataaaaaatagaaaagttctCAAGAAACTAGAGTATCaagaaacttattttttatctgcaaatAGATAATATAGTTATCAgttgacaataaaaattacagtaCGTTGTATCGCAAAACATGATCGGAGCACTTCAAACTTCTTgataatctttattatttttcatcgcgATACCATAAAAAACTAACATAAAACGCATTATAGATAAACTGATCGCCAGATATCAGCGCAACAGGaatatataggaaaaaattacaaatacatttaaaagaagaaaaaacagGCAATATCATGCGCTGTACATATGATAACACGTATATATGTTacgttagaaataaattataagaactCAATCTTTAGCTAGCTTTTCATTCAGGCTTGGCTCTAGATTTCCTggaagtaattttttaaattcttaattccCATTTCCCTTTTCCTATTAATCACAATTCTTTTGAATCATTTTTTGTCatcttatcataaatttattatggaaAAATCGAGTTGTGCAGTTGAAATGCCAATTTCCTGTTCGACGTCGCTCGGTTTACCTGTTGCGCCCGCCTCTGCAATTCCTGCGTGATAGCGGTGCCCAGATCGGTGTTGGCGATCGGCGATGTCCTGACGGTATCCTTGCGCGATGTCGCATATGCGGCCGTTGAAGTCTCCGTGGTTTTGCTCGCTATGCTGCTGGACCCGCCGCCGGTCGCCGATCCGTAAGACATGGTGGACGCCGGTTCGCAGGACGACGTTGACAGCGACGACGATGTTGATGCGGAGTCCTTGCTGCAGGACGACTCGAGGCTCGATTCGGTCTCCGTCGAGCCGGTGCTGCCCATCGACATTGTGCTGCCCATTTGCATGCCCATGGCGTTCATCGGTTTTGTTTCTGTAACGGTAGATGATGTAGACGATGACTCGTGACTGTTATGCAAAACATTAGAAGCGGATTCTCCGCttggatattaaataaaaatttgcacaaaaataaattgtttaattaagaaaatttataaattagatcgatttatcgataatatcgataataacagaaaatacttttaattcttttgagaaaaagaacaatattttatattcacacgttaaagaaataaagaattttgtgTGAAACTTTCAATCTTTCAAGAACTATGTTTCTGGGCGGATCGATAGTAGTCGGAGAATTTGCTGCGAGATGCGCGGCGCTCGGGCGAGAGAGAACGCCACACGTCCAGTTATTATTCTAATGACGTGAGAGAGAAGTCGTCAGACCTGCTGGCCATTTGTAAGGAAGCGGCGGCGGGGGTGCAGGTGGACAAACTGACTGATGCACCTCTACGGTCGTTATCGTCTTCCTCTCGGCCTCGCTCTGCCTCTGCATGAGTTGCAGGTCCGCCAATCGATTACCGACCGCTTGGCCGTTCTCCTGGCGCAAAATTATTCACCACGCATTAAcgtatctttatttaattcggCTCGCGGTTTACACAATCGCCTAACGagcatttaacattttatcgtGAGAAATGACTCGATAACGAAAACAGATCGGCGAGTTCAAGCGAAATGCGAAATCCTCTTACTTTGGAGCCGTGGTACGCGGGCAGATCGTCCGCCGGGCCGTCATAAATCACATCCTGCTGCCGCGCGTTATCTCGCCGATAAGCCAGCCGCCGATTGGCCTCGTCTCGCGGATTGGCGTCGAAATCGTGGACCTCATAATCGATCCTGGGCGCCACGGGATCGTAGAGCGGCTCGTTGTCGATGTCATCCTCGTAATTGCCCCGCGAGTTGAAGTGATACTGTTCGCCCGGGATCGGCCGGTGATTCTGGTTCTGGTTCTGGTTCGAGCTCTGATTAACACGAATCACGGTCGTGTTATTCGGTTTTCGCGACCATTCCTGTGCCTAGAAAACGGTCAGATTAGACGGCCAATAACGAGTTGCATATCCGCTTTTAAGCGAtgtcgtatttaaaaaaaaacacaatatGCCAAAAACAAAACTGAAGAGAAAGTAAAAGCTGTGTACATACGTATTCGTAATCTTAGCATATTATGGTCATCGCGTTTTATTAACAATacggaattaattaattaataatacatatggAACCGCGATATTTagagaaaatgtaatatgttATTCTGAATAGAATTCAAGACAATTCGACAGTTACTTTTTGTACAAAGCTAGAGAGTAAAGCATGATCAGTACTAATTGCTTGAAGAATCAATTTTGCGCAATGAGAGAGACGATATCCGAAGTTAATTCTACATTACATAACTACGGAATGAGCTATTTTCGTTCATTACCTGATCTACGTGCGCCCACTCTGAGGAGGAACTGCAACTGCTGGTAGATAAGGCGAGAGGACAGCATATTCTATAACGTCACCCGGAAATAAAGCAAGATTTATATGTGTGTTTGATTATGCAAGAGAGTCCATACCGATTTCTAAAGAACGGTATTCGCGGGACGCGCTTTTTTACCGAACGGTGAGAGCACAccgagagggggggggggacgagGAACAGGATGAATGTTTACGTGGCGGCAAGGAATTCAAGCGGCGGCCGACTCTACGATCGTTATCGTCAAGTGTCCTATTAATGGACCGACTTTCTCCCGGCGTAAATTCATTGATGCCACTCGATAACGGTCGAGGACCGCCGAGAGATACGTGCGTATCTGCGTAGTATCGTAGATAGTCACGCAGCTGCTCTTTGCGCGTCGCAAAACGAGTGATTCGCACGACGATAAGCGACACCGATCGGTAATTGCGATCAGTGGCGCTTGGAAAAATCGACGATTGGCACGCTGCGTTGTAATCTCGCGATCGTATATTCACATTTTGTTCACAATTGTATGAAATGTGTCGAAATTAATCGGACAAAACCCTAGGAAGAATTGATTTCCATCTTTCTTTTCGCGTGTACCATTAGAACGTTTGCTGACCTGCCGTTTCTGTTGCAGGCGTCATCGCGCGGATACCGCTGATGCATCCTGCCGTCGTGATGGTGCTGCGGTGACGTCGGTGGATTGTTCGGATGCTGGGAGGGCGAGCTCGCGGCCACCACGCTGGACGTCTCGGAGTCGTAACCGCTGGAGCCGCGCGTCCACAGTGGCTCGGGACAGTCGTAAAGGTGATTGGGAGGCGTGGGTCGTTGCACCACGAGGTCGAGGACTGCCGAACTGCGCATCACCTCGATGGCCCTCTCGAACGGCAGATCGATGAGTCGTTGACCGTTACACCAGATTATTACGTCGCCGGCCTTCAGACCCGCCGCACGCGCCGGCCCGCCTTCCCTCGTGCCCTAAATGTgcgttttttttaatcaataaaatgaatatttgtttcgCTAATTTTGCGGGATACTCAGTTAAAGACGTAAAAGTTTGAAGCGGCTGAATTCTGCTACTTTATTCGAGTTTATGTGCCAGTAATTATGAAAGTGACTCACAAGGAAGCCTCGCGAATCCGAACATTCTGATTTTGATGAAACTTTACACACATGTAAGGGGAGGGAGTAAACAGatgaatttagaaattttcagCTGCTGCTCCAAAACTATTTTAGGGGGTGAAACTACCCCTTATATGTAGAGCGGCTTTTTGCTTTTTACGTgtgtaaagtttttttttcatcaaaattaaaattttcaaatttgcgAAATTCCCTTGttagtaaaaaattagaaaatataagtttatcgataaaaattaaatttatcaattttaattttaaattatattgcaagagtaaatatatagatttttttaaatttatctaaacgcaaaaaaatatttgacatttacAATTAGAACAACGTTCGTAATCATATCTTaagtgtttatatttttaaaattaatattgaatatagctGTACATGTTAAAACACACAAGGCTCGTGCATTTAAATCAGCAAGGTCAAATTTCTTTGCAGAATAACTGTGATTTTTTCAAGCGGAATAAGCTTTGCAgtacaaaagtaaaaatctCGAGAATGCCGGTTTTGCTTGTACATGACATAATTATGTCCAATTAGGGTGCTATTAACCTGGACGGTAAGACCAGGCACGATGCCTCTGCAAACGCCGCATCCGAGACGGCCTTTCTCGCCGACGAGAATCCGAATTCTAACTTCTGCACTCGGCACACCGCCTAAACCAGTTTCGTTGTACTGCagctgctgttgctgttgctgcacCATGTGCCAGGTAACCGGATCGTTTGGATTGCTTTGCGAATCATAAAGGATTTTTGTAACGACAGAATGCCGATCGCCAGTACGCAATGCgcgtacgtacgtacgcaATGTACGTACGGTCCGCGCGaggttttaattaaatttcgataCTTACTCCTTTACTGGTATCATCCCCACACCTGCAATATAAATCGAGAGCCATAAATTCCCGCTATCAGTAAACGAGATAGGGATTATTGCGCACGCAGCGCGTATtactgttattaattatttttcttttcaatcgcTTCGCTGTCTGTTCTGCGTAGATTTACGCGCGCAATACTTCGCGGCGGAGATGATTAAGATAAAGACGAGATAGTTACTTCGAATTTTGAGAACCAGGACTTGCTGGTTCTTCGCCAGGAGCGCGACTTCCTGATGCACGGCGTCCTCCACCGGATAACCGTTCACCCTTAAGATCTGGTCGCCCACCTGAAAACAATAGGGCGAAAGTGAGATcacgaatttcaaaattatgataGACAACAGATTCCtcgtaatttttacattaattagtCGCGTATAATcgcattgaattaattttcaaatcgGCTGAAGCATCGCGAAAAATCTCGCATAatgtaaatttctaaaaaaaaagaggtaaCGCGTATATTTTCTTGTACTTTGACGCCGGAGAAAAACAGTAGCAATTCAAGATAAGTACCCTTAATCCATTTCTGTGAGCTTCGCCACCTGGCTGGACATCGCTGACGTAGAAGCCGGCGGCGTATTCACGTCCGCCCCGTAACGAGAATCCGAAGCCGGCGTTGCCGCGACGCCTGAGACGTACGTTTCTGGTCACGCCGATGACGGCCATCCTGCCGCCTCCTGCCGGGTTCCCAGGACCTCCACCGGTCGATGATCCCGTGCCAGCACTTGACGCGCTGGAGGAGCCGCCCGACCTGTCGGCATCGTAAAAAGGACGCATATAAATAACGTCGCGCCGCACTCGCAAACGGCGAACGAAAACAGCCGGCAAGAATTTCGTCATTCTTTTCAAGAGCTCTCGTCAAGTAAAATTCGAAACGCGCGTGCGACCGGCGGAAATTTTCAAGCTGCATCACTTCGAAGTCGTCCaattaatttcgcaaaatGGTTTCGTTAAATGAGATACCTTTATTTTACCCTCGCCGCAGTATCTTTTCTCGagatgtttaaatatttttattccattaaATTTGCATCGAGAATTTTATTCAGATACCTTGAAATATCTCTTTCGTGTCCGCTCGCTGCTCGTTCCGTATATTTTCCCGTCGGCGCTACATCCGTTCGCAATGCGTCGCTGTAACACCATCGCGGTCTTATTTCACCTTCGCGAGTAATTGTCTCGCAAAGATCCCCATttcccccctcctcctccccctccccctccccctctcgcTTCGACGGACGGACGAGCAAGCGAGCGACTCCGGTACCTTTGTTCGTATCCCGCCGATCTTTTTCCACCTCGCTGTGAAATTAATGACCACACCTGGCGTACCGCGCGCCGGCACGAGGAGGATGGCATGGCGAGCTGAGGAAGCGGAGATAGTGGCGGCAAAGTGGAGGAGTCTTGGAGGAATTCCGCGCGGGGTCTCCAAGGAGAGAAGAGGAAGATGGACCGAGAATGACTCGGGGGCTCGAGGTGAAGCTGAATACAGGGACACTTTGCTAATGACACCGGGAATCCATCTTCCCGCGGATATATGCTGGAAAGGTCGTGTGCAACATCGGGGCGACGATGTGGGACGCTGTAGGACACGAAGACACCGGGTAAATGATGATCATTAACGGGAGCGCGAGGGAGAGACTTCGCTCTGGAATGACTTCGCCTCGCCTTACAAAAGATTTTTCCTCTTCCCGGCATCATTTTGCACTGTCATTTCTTCGAGGAACAATACTCGAAGTAGGAATGAGCCCCACGTCCTTTTGGACAAAATGCGAATTTTCGGCACGGATATAATCGAGCGTGAGAACCTTCGGAGGAAATCGGACGCGCGGATTGCGCTCGGTCGTGGgataataactattttattccCCGGCCGCTGACATCAACATTCTCGGCGAATGCGCATATTCTATATTACATAATGATAGCG
This window of the Linepithema humile isolate Giens D197 chromosome 1, Lhum_UNIL_v1.0, whole genome shotgun sequence genome carries:
- the LOC105669585 gene encoding uncharacterized protein isoform X2, which gives rise to MDNNMSTAAFMHRSGGSSSASSAGTGSSTGGGPGNPAGGGRMAVIGVTRNVRLRRRGNAGFGFSLRGGREYAAGFYVSDVQPGGEAHRNGLRVGDQILRVNGYPVEDAVHQEVALLAKNQQVLVLKIRSVGMIPVKDNPNDPVTWHMVQQQQQQLQYNETGLGGVPSAEVRIRILVGEKGRLGCGVCRGIVPGLTVQGTREGGPARAAGLKAGDVIIWCNGQRLIDLPFERAIEVMRSSAVLDLVVQRPTPPNHLYDCPEPLWTRGSSGYDSETSSVVAASSPSQHPNNPPTSPQHHHDGRMHQRYPRDDACNRNGRICCPLALSTSSCSSSSEWAHVDQSSNQNQNQNHRPIPGEQYHFNSRGNYEDDIDNEPLYDPVAPRIDYEVHDFDANPRDEANRRLAYRRDNARQQDVIYDGPADDLPAYHGSKENGQAVGNRLADLQLMQRQSEAERKTITTVEVHQSVCPPAPPPPLPYKWPAETKPMNAMGMQMGSTMSMGSTGSTETESSLESSCSKDSASTSSSLSTSSCEPASTMSYGSATGGGSSSIASKTTETSTAAYATSRKDTVRTSPIANTDLGTAITQELQRRAQQRMNNAAKAEAPKDKAPDNRKPQNPEALRSQEQRVTHDKLMEEFKRAHQKMFNSAQQKAQSSDQISEKEQEKRVLNETPTATATATTTTGLLASPPAPPPLPLPSKNRSNDDAVEMQSIESFKLKETPSTVPKPPPTYFPVTSPSSTGSPRHIGASKIASGKDVATSPVAELAKTPSSVSPTNSVQPSRQSGGKVAIRIGAYEGETKQPSRLEFLAQQSGREKSSVADAETANGPVVSRLQNELVATLQRSNLRRKTEGENQSPVKTIPENAATSSNDTTNSEPHKLLQGNVEKLASVLSNKVTIKVNPENSSR
- the LOC105669585 gene encoding protein scribble homolog isoform X1, with the translated sequence MDNNMSTAAFMHRSGGSSSASSAGTGSSTGGGPGNPAGGGRMAVIGVTRNVRLRRRGNAGFGFSLRGGREYAAGFYVSDVQPGGEAHRNGLRVGDQILRVNGYPVEDAVHQEVALLAKNQQVLVLKIRSVGMIPVKDNPNDPVTWHMVQQQQQQLQYNETGLGGVPSAEVRIRILVGEKGRLGCGVCRGIVPGLTVQGTREGGPARAAGLKAGDVIIWCNGQRLIDLPFERAIEVMRSSAVLDLVVQRPTPPNHLYDCPEPLWTRGSSGYDSETSSVVAASSPSQHPNNPPTSPQHHHDGRMHQRYPRDDACNRNGRICCPLALSTSSCSSSSEWAHVDQAQEWSRKPNNTTVIRVNQSSNQNQNQNHRPIPGEQYHFNSRGNYEDDIDNEPLYDPVAPRIDYEVHDFDANPRDEANRRLAYRRDNARQQDVIYDGPADDLPAYHGSKENGQAVGNRLADLQLMQRQSEAERKTITTVEVHQSVCPPAPPPPLPYKWPAETKPMNAMGMQMGSTMSMGSTGSTETESSLESSCSKDSASTSSSLSTSSCEPASTMSYGSATGGGSSSIASKTTETSTAAYATSRKDTVRTSPIANTDLGTAITQELQRRAQQRMNNAAKAEAPKDKAPDNRKPQNPEALRSQEQRVTHDKLMEEFKRAHQKMFNSAQQKAQSSDQISEKEQEKRVLNETPTATATATTTTGLLASPPAPPPLPLPSKNRSNDDAVEMQSIESFKLKETPSTVPKPPPTYFPVTSPSSTGSPRHIGASKIASGKDVATSPVAELAKTPSSVSPTNSVQPSRQSGGKVAIRIGAYEGETKQPSRLEFLAQQSGREKSSVADAETANGPVVSRLQNELVATLQRSNLRRKTEGENQSPVKTIPENAATSSNDTTNSEPHKLLQGNVEKLASVLSNKVTIKVNPENSSR